One part of the Microbacterium aurugineum genome encodes these proteins:
- the scpB gene encoding SMC-Scp complex subunit ScpB, which translates to MTDDLTETETSIDAETDTDTETETADGGVGVSTEIPLSERIEAILLIVDEPLGLVALAAAVGSPVPAVRQTLETLVDDYDGNGTGPRRGFELREVGGGWRLYVREELDPLVAAFVGGQAPARLSQAALETLAVIAYKQPVTRSQVASIRAVNVDSVVRTLLARGLITELFADSETGAINYGTTDALLQHLGINSLDELPPISPLLDDGADGFDEGTIR; encoded by the coding sequence ATGACCGATGACCTGACCGAGACCGAGACGTCGATCGACGCGGAGACCGATACCGATACCGAGACCGAGACGGCGGACGGCGGGGTCGGCGTGTCCACCGAGATCCCGCTCTCCGAGCGGATCGAGGCCATCCTGTTGATCGTCGACGAGCCGCTGGGGCTGGTGGCTCTCGCCGCCGCCGTCGGTTCGCCGGTGCCGGCGGTGCGGCAGACGCTCGAGACGCTCGTCGACGACTACGACGGCAACGGCACGGGCCCGCGGCGCGGATTCGAGCTGCGCGAGGTCGGCGGCGGCTGGCGACTGTACGTCCGCGAGGAGCTCGACCCGCTCGTGGCGGCGTTCGTCGGCGGACAGGCGCCCGCGCGGCTTTCGCAGGCCGCGCTCGAGACGCTGGCCGTGATCGCCTACAAGCAGCCCGTCACCCGCAGCCAGGTCGCCTCCATCCGTGCGGTGAACGTCGATTCCGTCGTGCGCACGCTGCTCGCCCGCGGCCTGATCACCGAACTCTTCGCCGACTCCGAGACCGGCGCGATCAACTACGGCACGACCGACGCGCTCCTGCAGCACCTGGGCATCAACTCGCTCGACGAGCTGCCCCCGATCTCCCCTCTGCTCGATGACGGCGCAGACGGCTTCGACGAAGGGACCATCCGATGA
- a CDS encoding pseudouridine synthase, translating to MTGFEASAGFEGAPEGVRLQKVLAGAGVASRRVVEQYITEGRIRVNGVVVTELGRRIDPERDLVDVDGTAVQLDVSKRYVMLNKPTGVVSSMKDENGRPDLRRFTEQFEERLYNVGRLDAETSGLLILTNDGALAHVLAHPSFGVTKVYIAKVEGTVLPQTISKLTKGIELEDGPIAADKARLLDTSRGSSLVELTLHSGRNRIVRRMLAAVGHPVTELVRRQFGPLHLGTLPAGNTRELTKIELGALLTLSRRDSGVAEAPGEQENE from the coding sequence ATGACCGGTTTCGAGGCATCCGCAGGATTCGAGGGTGCGCCCGAGGGTGTGCGCCTCCAGAAGGTCCTCGCCGGCGCGGGCGTGGCATCGCGCCGAGTGGTGGAGCAGTACATCACGGAAGGGCGCATCCGCGTCAACGGCGTCGTCGTCACGGAGCTCGGACGCCGGATCGACCCCGAGCGCGACCTCGTGGACGTCGATGGCACCGCGGTGCAACTCGACGTCTCCAAGCGGTACGTCATGCTGAACAAGCCGACCGGCGTCGTCAGCAGCATGAAGGACGAAAACGGCAGGCCCGACCTTCGCCGCTTCACGGAGCAGTTCGAGGAGCGCCTGTACAACGTCGGACGCCTCGACGCCGAGACGAGTGGTCTCTTGATCCTCACGAATGACGGGGCTCTCGCCCACGTGCTCGCTCACCCCTCGTTCGGCGTGACGAAGGTGTACATCGCGAAGGTCGAGGGGACGGTGCTGCCCCAGACGATCTCGAAGCTCACCAAGGGCATCGAGCTCGAAGACGGCCCCATCGCTGCGGACAAGGCGCGGCTGCTGGACACCTCGCGCGGGTCGAGCCTGGTCGAGCTGACCCTGCACTCCGGACGCAACCGGATCGTCCGTCGGATGCTCGCCGCGGTCGGTCATCCGGTCACGGAACTCGTGCGCCGGCAGTTCGGGCCGCTCCACCTGGGAACCCTCCCGGCCGGGAATACGCGGGAACTGACTAAAATCGAACTCGGCGCGCTTTTGACCTTGTCGCGCCGTGATTCCGGTGTCGCCGAGGCGCCAGGCGAGCAGGAGAACGAATGA
- a CDS encoding prephenate dehydrogenase has translation MTDTTSAPTARRAGAVAPRLSGTVRVVGAGLLGASVGHALRSKGIDVVLTDASPAQLRLAVDYGAGRLATDDDTPSLIVVAVPPDVTADVIQAELQRFPDAVVTDVASVKLEPFRTLQSRGVDLTRYIGSHPLAGRERGGAISARADLFVGRPWVVCRDEDTKATDLALVEALALDVGAMPLEMTPEEHDRSVALTSHVPQVVASLLAARLAEAEEGALRLAGQGVRDTTRIAASAPELWVQILGANAGPVVEILDALAADLGEVAAALREPSAPGARRVVAETIRQGNDGVDRLPGKHGQNQRFESLVVMVDDTAGQLGRLFGELGELGVNVEDLRLEHSPGAQFGLAEISVDPAALHGAITGLQERGWRIAGNTND, from the coding sequence ATGACCGATACGACGAGTGCGCCCACGGCGCGGAGGGCAGGCGCCGTCGCGCCTCGTCTCTCCGGGACCGTCCGCGTCGTCGGCGCCGGTCTGCTCGGGGCGAGCGTCGGCCACGCACTCCGGTCGAAGGGCATCGACGTCGTTCTGACGGACGCGTCGCCCGCACAGCTGCGCCTCGCCGTCGACTACGGGGCCGGCCGCCTCGCCACCGACGACGACACCCCCTCGCTCATCGTCGTCGCCGTGCCGCCGGATGTGACCGCGGACGTCATCCAAGCCGAACTCCAGCGCTTCCCGGACGCCGTGGTGACCGACGTGGCGAGTGTGAAGCTCGAGCCGTTCCGCACCCTGCAGTCGCGGGGCGTCGACCTCACCCGATACATCGGATCGCATCCGCTCGCCGGCCGTGAGCGCGGTGGGGCCATCTCCGCCCGCGCCGATCTGTTCGTCGGGCGACCGTGGGTCGTGTGCCGCGACGAGGACACGAAGGCGACGGACCTCGCCCTGGTCGAAGCGCTCGCCCTCGACGTCGGGGCGATGCCGCTCGAGATGACGCCGGAGGAGCATGACCGTTCGGTCGCGCTCACGTCGCACGTGCCTCAGGTCGTCGCGAGCCTGCTCGCCGCCCGCCTCGCGGAGGCGGAGGAGGGTGCGCTCCGTCTTGCAGGCCAGGGCGTTCGTGACACGACGCGCATCGCGGCCTCGGCTCCCGAGCTGTGGGTGCAGATCCTCGGCGCCAACGCCGGCCCCGTCGTCGAGATCCTCGATGCTCTCGCCGCCGACCTCGGAGAAGTGGCGGCCGCACTGCGGGAGCCGAGCGCGCCCGGAGCACGACGCGTGGTCGCCGAGACGATCCGCCAGGGCAACGACGGCGTCGACCGCCTCCCCGGAAAGCACGGCCAGAACCAGCGCTTCGAGTCGCTCGTCGTCATGGTCGACGACACCGCCGGTCAACTGGGTCGCCTGTTCGGCGAGCTCGGCGAACTGGGCGTCAACGTCGAAGACCTCCGACTCGAGCACTCGCCAGGGGCCCAGTTCGGCCTCGCCGAGATCAGCGTCGACCCGGCCGCGCTGCACGGGGCGATCACCGGACTCCAGGAACGCGGCTGGCGGATTGCAGGGAACACCAATGACTGA